A genome region from Hevea brasiliensis isolate MT/VB/25A 57/8 chromosome 9, ASM3005281v1, whole genome shotgun sequence includes the following:
- the LOC131182865 gene encoding CASP-like protein 4A4 yields the protein MAGLSANSQSQRPFSNAFVSLSLSLSLSVLPLQGRPLDPINHSNLVLRFLALAFSFVSALSLAASSSNNNHTCVCDIAHRGIPISIVFSEYLSFILDQLVGYLLESSCSVSILASQHTSKTALL from the exons ATGGCTGGTCTATCAGCCAATTCTCAATCTCAAAGGCCCTTTTCCAACGCcttcgtctctctctctctctctctctctctttctgtgTTGCCTCTACAAGGTAGACCTCTAGACCCCATCAATCATTCAAATCTGGTTCTTCGATTCTTGGCACTCGCATTCTCCTTTGTCTCTGCACTGTCACTGGCTGCCTCATCATCAAATAACAACCATA CATGTGTTTGTGATATAGCACACAGAGGTATTCCCATCTCTATCGTGTTCTCTGAGTACCTGAGCTTCATACTTGATCAG TTGGTGGGATATCTTCTTGAATCTTCTTGTTCAGTATCAATATTGGCTTCTCAACACACAAGCAAAACTGCTTTGCTCTAG
- the LOC110656981 gene encoding bifunctional UDP-glucose 4-epimerase and UDP-xylose 4-epimerase 1: protein MAEKTILVTGGAGFIGSHTVVQLLKEGFRVSVIDNLDNSVTEAVDRVRELVGPQLSEKLQFNKGDIRNKDDLEKLFSGTKFDAVIHFAGLKAVGESVANPRRYFDNNLIGTINLYEVMAKYNCKKMVFSSSATVYGQPDKIPCVEDFQLMAMNPYGRTKLFLEEISRDIQKAEPEWRIILLRYFNPVGAHESGKLGEDPKGIPNNLMPYIQQVAVGRLPELNVYGHDYPTKDGSAIRDYIHVMDLADGHIAALRKLFTTEKIGCVAYNLGTGRGTSVLEMVAAFEKASGKKIPIKLCPRRPGDATAVYASTDKAAKELNWKAKYGIEEMCRDQWKWASNNPWGYKSKP, encoded by the exons ATGgctgagaaaacaattcttgtgACTGGTGGGGCTGGGTTCATTGGCAGCCATACTGTAGTACAGCTTCTTAAAGAAGGTTTTAGGGTTTCAGTCATTGACAATCTTGATAATTCTGTTACTGAAGCTGTTGATAGGGTCAGGGAATTGGTGGGTCCTCAGCTTTCTGAAAAACTACAATTCAATAAG GGTGACATTAGGAACAAGGATGATTTGGAGAAGTTGTTTTCTGGGACTAA ATTTGATGCTGTGATCCATTTTGCTGGGCTAAAGGCAGTTGGGGAGAGTGTTGCAAATCCTCGTCGTTATTTTGACAATAATTTGATTGGCACTATCAACCTGTACGAGGTCATGGCAAAATATAACTGTAAGAAG ATGGTATTCTCATCTTCTGCAACTGTTTATGGGCAACCTGACAAAATACCATGTGTTGAAGATTTCCAGTTAATGGCAATGAACCCTTATGGAAGAACTAAG CTTTTCCTTGAAGAAATTTCTCGAGATATTCAGAAGGCAGAACCAGAATGGAGAATCATTTTACTAAGATACTTCAATCCTGTAGGAGCACATGAGAGTGGTAAACTTGGTGAAGATCCCAAGGGTATCCCAAACAATCTCATGCCTTACATACAGCAAGTGGCTGTTGGCAGATTGCCTGAACTCAATGTATATGGTCATGATTATCCCACGAAGGATGGTAGTGCG ATCCGAGACTACATCCATGTTATGGACTTAGCAGATGGCCACATTGCTGCTCTTCGGAAGCTTTTTACAACAGAGAAAATAG GTTGTGTAGCCTACAACTTGGGTACAGGACGTGGAACATCAGTGCTTGAAATGGTTGCTGCATTTGAAAAAGCTTCTGGCAAG aAAATTCCTATCAAGTTGTGTCCAAGAAGGCCTGGAGATGCTACAGCTGTTTATGCTTCCACAGATAAAGCTGCCAAAGAACTAAATTGGAA GGCTAAATATGGCATTGAGGAGATGTGCAGAGACCAATGGAAATGGGCTAGCAACAATCCATGGGGTTACAAGTCAAAGCCTTGA